In the Hydrogenispora ethanolica genome, CTTACGAGCATTGCAGTTACGACCATTTGATGCAGCTTCAGGAGCGGCTGCGCCGAAACGGGCTCACGATTACCGACGCCGGGTGCATTAAAGTCTACAAAAACCCAGCCATCCACCTGGGCCTGGCCGATCGGGACGCTTGGATTGAGGAATATAACAATTTTACCCGTTGGTTGGGCAAGGCGGGCATCCCCGTCAACTATATGACCTGGGAGCCCAATCAGGTCCTTACTTCCCAATTCGCCATCGGCGATCGGACGCGCGGTTCCGTCTCCCGCATTGTGGACATTCATGAATTGGAAAAGCTTCCCCATACCCACGGCCGGGAATACGGAGAGGAAGAGATCTGGGCCAATTTTAAGTATTTTCTGGATGCCGCTTTGCCTGTCTGTGAAGAGGCTAATGTTAAAATCGCCCTCCATCCCAACGATCCGCCCGTTCCCATGCTGGTTGGGATTCACAATCTGATCCACAGCGCCGCGGATTATAAACGGGCCTTTGCGCTGGCTGGAAATAGTCCGTATCTCGGGATGAAGCTGTGCGTCGGCTGCTGGCTGGAGGGAGGAACCGCATTCGGGAACCTGCTGGAAGATATCGATTATTTCTGCAGGGAGAAAAAAGTCCTCTGCGTTCATTTCCGGAATGTGAGCAGTCCCATTCCGTATTTCGAAGAAACGCTTCTGGAAGACGGGTACATGGATATGTACCGGGTGATGCAACAACTGGTGAATGCGGAATATGACGGCGTCATTACCGTGGATCATGTGCCCGATTTTGTGGAATCCTGCGGCGGCAAAAACGCGGCCTATGCCTATACCATCGGGTATATGAAGGCGCTCCTCCAATGCGCGCGGGCCGGCAAAGGACAACGGGAAGGATAAAGGAGACATCGGCAATGGTTAAAATAGGTTTCATCGGATTGGGCATCATGGGGAAGCCCATGAGCAAAAACTTGCTGAAAGCGGGGTATCCGTTGGTAGTCTGCGACAAAAACCAGGCTGCCGTGGATGAAGTGGTGGCATTGGGCGCCAGCGCCGCCCCGAACGGCGCGAAGGTTGCCGAAGCCAGCGACCTGGTCATCACGATGCTGCCGAATTCGCCCCATGTTAAAGAGGTAGTTCTCGGCAAAAGGGGTGTGATCGAGGGAGCCAGGCCGGGAACGGCGGTGATCGATATGAGTTCCATCGATCCCGTGGCCAGCAAGGAAATCGGCGCCGCGCTCAGG is a window encoding:
- a CDS encoding mannonate dehydratase: MNNQMKVQQIIDSNISDDEILFLKQMGIEYVSVQFSYEHCSYDHLMQLQERLRRNGLTITDAGCIKVYKNPAIHLGLADRDAWIEEYNNFTRWLGKAGIPVNYMTWEPNQVLTSQFAIGDRTRGSVSRIVDIHELEKLPHTHGREYGEEEIWANFKYFLDAALPVCEEANVKIALHPNDPPVPMLVGIHNLIHSAADYKRAFALAGNSPYLGMKLCVGCWLEGGTAFGNLLEDIDYFCREKKVLCVHFRNVSSPIPYFEETLLEDGYMDMYRVMQQLVNAEYDGVITVDHVPDFVESCGGKNAAYAYTIGYMKALLQCARAGKGQREG